The following are from one region of the Stenotrophomonas lactitubi genome:
- the emrA gene encoding multidrug efflux MFS transporter periplasmic adaptor subunit EmrA: MSQTQDTAAPAAPNRRGKLLRGLFVIVVLLLAALALWYFMFGRWFEETDDAYVQGNQVQITPLVAGTVVAINADDGMRVERGQLLVQLDPADTSVALQQAEANLAKTVRQTRGLYRSVEGAQADLNARQVTLKRVRDDFARRKGLAATGAISNEELAHAGDELAAAEAAVAGSRETVERNRALVDDTVIATQPDVQAAAAQLRQAFLNNARSGIVAPVTGYVARRSVQVGQRVQPGNALMAVVPTEQMWVEANFKETQLRHMRLGQEVELKSDLYAGDVKYKGRIDSLGLGTGSAFSLLPAQNASGNWIKIVQRVPVRIAIDAKQLAEHPLRIGLSMKAEVSLRDQKGEVLPSAAAKGTVFDTDVYAKQLHDADEVIHTIIQGNLPQQGKAS; this comes from the coding sequence ATGAGCCAGACCCAAGACACTGCGGCCCCCGCCGCCCCCAACCGTCGCGGCAAGCTGCTGCGCGGCCTGTTCGTGATCGTCGTGCTGCTGCTGGCGGCACTGGCGCTGTGGTACTTCATGTTCGGCCGTTGGTTCGAAGAGACCGACGACGCCTACGTGCAGGGCAACCAGGTGCAGATCACCCCGCTGGTGGCCGGCACCGTGGTCGCCATCAATGCCGATGACGGCATGCGCGTGGAGCGCGGCCAGCTGCTGGTGCAGCTGGACCCGGCCGATACTTCGGTGGCCCTGCAGCAGGCTGAAGCCAACCTGGCCAAGACCGTGCGCCAGACCCGCGGCCTGTACCGCAGCGTCGAGGGTGCACAGGCGGATCTGAACGCGCGTCAGGTGACCCTGAAGCGCGTGCGCGACGACTTCGCACGCCGCAAGGGCCTGGCCGCCACCGGCGCCATTTCCAACGAAGAACTGGCCCACGCCGGCGATGAGCTGGCGGCTGCCGAAGCGGCCGTGGCCGGTTCGCGCGAGACCGTCGAGCGCAACCGTGCACTGGTCGATGACACCGTGATCGCCACCCAGCCGGACGTGCAGGCCGCCGCCGCGCAGTTGCGCCAGGCCTTCCTCAACAATGCGCGTTCGGGCATCGTCGCGCCGGTCACCGGCTATGTCGCCCGTCGTTCGGTGCAGGTCGGTCAGCGCGTGCAGCCGGGCAATGCGCTGATGGCGGTGGTGCCGACCGAGCAGATGTGGGTCGAAGCCAACTTCAAGGAAACCCAGCTGCGCCACATGCGCCTGGGGCAGGAAGTGGAGCTGAAGTCGGACCTGTATGCCGGTGACGTGAAGTACAAGGGCCGTATCGACAGCCTCGGCCTGGGCACTGGTTCGGCGTTCTCGCTGCTGCCGGCGCAGAACGCCAGCGGCAACTGGATCAAGATCGTGCAGCGCGTGCCGGTGCGCATCGCCATCGATGCCAAGCAGCTGGCCGAACACCCGCTGCGCATCGGCCTGTCGATGAAGGCCGAAGTGAGCCTGCGCGACCAGAAGGGCGAAGTGCTGCCGAGCGCGGCCGCCAAGGGCACGGTGTTCGACACCGACGTGTACGCCAAGCAGTTGCACGATGCCGATGAGGTGATCCACACGATCATCCAGGGCAACCTGCCGCAGCAGGGCAAGGCGAGCTGA
- the emrB gene encoding multidrug efflux MFS transporter permease subunit EmrB: protein MSAQAPAAPGSPGAPAAPGAAAGFLPPSVALCTVGLAMASFMQVLDTTIANVSLPTIAGNLGASSQQATWVITSFAVSTAIALPLTGWLSRRFGERKLFVWATLAFVITSLLCGLAQSMGMLVLSRALQGFVAGPMYPITQSLLVSIYPREKRGQALALLAMITVVAPICGPILGGWITDNYSWEWIFLINVPLGIFAALVVGNQLKGRPEQVEKPKMDYVGLVTLVIGVGALQLVLDLGNDEDWFSSMKIVVLACVAVVALTVFLIWELTDKDPIVDLKLFRHRNFRAGTLAMVVAYAAFFSVALLIPQWLQRDMGYTAIWAGLATAPIGILPVIMTPFVGKYASRFDMRMLATIAFVVLSMTSFLRSGFNLQVDFQHVAGVQLIMGIGVALFFMPVLQILLSDLDGREIAAGSGLATFLRTLGGSFAASLTTWLWARRTQVHHADLTEHISVYQPGMQDQVAAMGQGDLQHGAAVLNNMINHQASQMGFNDIFFLLGWIFLAIITFLWLAKPPFGAGAGAAAGGGH from the coding sequence ATGTCCGCACAAGCTCCAGCTGCGCCCGGCTCTCCGGGCGCACCGGCGGCGCCGGGTGCGGCCGCCGGCTTCCTGCCACCCAGTGTGGCCCTGTGCACCGTGGGCCTGGCGATGGCCTCGTTCATGCAGGTGCTCGACACCACCATCGCCAACGTCTCGTTGCCGACCATCGCCGGTAATCTTGGCGCCAGTTCGCAGCAGGCAACGTGGGTCATCACCTCGTTCGCGGTGAGCACCGCGATCGCGCTGCCGTTGACCGGCTGGCTCAGCCGTCGCTTCGGCGAGCGCAAGCTGTTCGTGTGGGCCACGCTGGCCTTCGTGATCACCTCGCTGCTGTGCGGGCTGGCCCAGAGCATGGGCATGCTGGTGCTGTCGCGCGCGCTGCAGGGCTTCGTCGCCGGCCCGATGTACCCCATCACCCAGTCGCTGCTGGTCTCGATCTATCCACGAGAGAAGCGCGGACAGGCGCTGGCGCTGCTGGCGATGATCACCGTGGTGGCACCAATCTGTGGGCCGATCCTCGGTGGCTGGATCACCGACAACTACAGTTGGGAATGGATCTTCCTGATCAACGTGCCGCTGGGCATCTTCGCAGCGCTGGTGGTGGGTAACCAGTTGAAGGGTCGCCCGGAGCAGGTCGAAAAGCCGAAGATGGACTACGTTGGCCTGGTCACCCTGGTGATCGGCGTGGGCGCCTTGCAGCTGGTGCTCGACCTGGGCAACGACGAGGACTGGTTCTCGTCGATGAAGATCGTGGTGCTGGCCTGCGTGGCCGTGGTGGCGCTGACCGTGTTCCTGATCTGGGAACTGACCGACAAGGATCCGATCGTCGACCTGAAGCTGTTCCGGCACCGCAACTTCCGCGCCGGTACGCTGGCGATGGTGGTGGCCTACGCGGCGTTCTTCAGCGTGGCACTGCTGATTCCGCAGTGGCTGCAGCGCGACATGGGTTACACCGCGATCTGGGCGGGCCTGGCGACGGCGCCGATCGGCATCCTGCCGGTGATCATGACCCCGTTCGTGGGCAAGTACGCATCGCGCTTCGACATGCGCATGCTGGCCACGATCGCGTTCGTGGTGCTGTCGATGACCAGCTTCCTGCGGTCGGGGTTCAACCTGCAGGTGGACTTCCAGCACGTGGCCGGCGTGCAGCTGATCATGGGCATTGGTGTCGCGCTGTTCTTCATGCCGGTGCTGCAGATCCTGCTGTCGGATCTGGATGGTCGTGAGATCGCGGCCGGCTCGGGCCTGGCAACGTTCCTGCGTACGCTGGGCGGCAGCTTCGCCGCGTCGCTGACCACCTGGCTGTGGGCGCGTCGTACGCAGGTGCATCACGCAGACCTGACCGAACACATCTCGGTGTATCAGCCGGGCATGCAGGACCAGGTCGCAGCGATGGGGCAGGGCGACCTGCAACATGGTGCGGCGGTGTTGAACAACATGATCAACCACCAGGCGTCGCAGATGGGCTTCAACGACATCTTCTTCCTGCTGGGCTGGATCTTCCTGGCGATCATCACCTTCCTGTGGCTGGCCAAGCCACCGTTCGGTGCAGGCGCAGGTGCCGCCGCCGGTGGCGGGCACTGA
- a CDS encoding LysR substrate-binding domain-containing protein — MRLDIADLRLFLAVADAGSITAGAVEANLALGSASERLRAIETDAGTALLTRHPRGVSLTEAGAALAHHARLILQQQAQLRGELQAFAHGARGTLHLYANTAALTSYLPARLAPWLAERPRLRVELHERTSNEVVRAIRAGQAEAGIISDAVPADGLRRHVVAEDPLMMLLPAGHRFAARRSLDFSDVLGETFVALADGNALQTYIEELAAEAGRTLDVRIRMKTFEGLCTMVGHGIGVGIAPRTIARQHRRATGIVAVALGNAWAQRRLCAAFADWEKLSPPMRSLLLHLDMDAEMGAEKNV; from the coding sequence ATGCGTCTGGACATTGCCGATCTGCGCCTGTTCCTGGCGGTGGCCGACGCCGGAAGCATCACCGCCGGCGCCGTAGAGGCGAATCTGGCACTGGGCTCGGCCAGCGAACGCCTGCGCGCGATCGAAACCGACGCCGGCACCGCGCTGCTGACCCGTCACCCGCGCGGCGTCAGCCTCACCGAAGCGGGCGCCGCACTGGCCCATCACGCGCGCCTGATCCTTCAGCAGCAGGCACAGCTGCGCGGCGAACTGCAGGCCTTCGCCCACGGCGCGCGCGGTACGCTGCACCTGTATGCCAACACTGCGGCATTGACCAGCTACCTGCCCGCACGACTGGCCCCATGGCTGGCCGAACGCCCTCGCCTGCGCGTGGAACTGCACGAACGCACCAGCAATGAAGTCGTGCGTGCGATCCGCGCCGGCCAGGCAGAGGCCGGCATCATCAGTGACGCCGTCCCCGCCGATGGGCTGCGCCGCCATGTGGTTGCGGAAGACCCGCTGATGATGCTGCTGCCGGCCGGCCATCGCTTCGCCGCGCGGCGCTCGCTCGACTTCAGCGATGTGCTGGGCGAGACCTTCGTCGCGCTGGCCGACGGCAACGCACTGCAGACCTATATCGAAGAACTGGCGGCAGAGGCCGGACGCACGCTCGACGTGCGCATCCGCATGAAGACCTTCGAAGGCCTGTGCACGATGGTGGGCCATGGCATCGGCGTGGGCATCGCGCCACGCACGATCGCACGGCAGCACCGACGGGCCACCGGCATCGTCGCCGTTGCACTCGGCAACGCATGGGCACAGCGCCGACTGTGCGCCGCGTTTGCAGACTGGGAAAAGCTCTCGCCGCCGATGCGCAGCCTGCTGCTGCATCTGGATATGGACGCGGAAATGGGTGCAGAAAAAAATGTGTGA
- a CDS encoding sulfite exporter TauE/SafE family protein — MNETIYFYGLLVGVFLLAGLVKGVTGMGLPTVAMGLLGGALSPVAAASMLFIPTFVTNAWQLLSGPSVGQIVRRLWPMMLAVVIATLGAAALLVRVDRDVSRAALGVALVVYAGYALLAPVLRVPARRERWLGPLVGAMSGVVTGATGVFVMPAVPYLQSLGLQRDELVQALGLAFTVSTISLTTGLVLHGAFGVQQLGLSALAVVPSLAGMWLGQVIRQRISARVFRACFLGFLLLLGLELVLRSCW; from the coding sequence ATGAACGAAACGATCTACTTCTATGGGTTGCTGGTGGGGGTGTTCCTGTTGGCCGGGCTGGTCAAGGGCGTGACCGGCATGGGCCTGCCGACCGTGGCGATGGGGCTGCTGGGCGGCGCGTTGTCGCCGGTTGCGGCGGCCTCGATGCTGTTCATTCCCACCTTTGTCACCAATGCCTGGCAGCTGCTGTCCGGTCCATCGGTGGGGCAGATCGTGCGGCGGCTGTGGCCGATGATGCTGGCGGTGGTGATCGCTACGCTCGGTGCCGCCGCGTTGCTGGTGCGGGTGGATCGTGATGTGTCGCGTGCCGCGTTGGGCGTGGCGCTGGTGGTCTACGCCGGGTACGCGTTGCTGGCGCCGGTGTTGCGGGTGCCGGCTCGGCGCGAGCGCTGGCTCGGACCACTGGTGGGCGCGATGTCCGGCGTGGTGACCGGCGCAACCGGCGTGTTCGTGATGCCGGCGGTGCCCTACCTGCAGTCGCTGGGGTTGCAGCGCGACGAGCTGGTGCAGGCGCTGGGGCTTGCATTCACGGTGTCCACCATTTCGCTGACCACAGGCTTGGTGCTGCATGGTGCGTTCGGCGTGCAGCAGCTCGGCCTGAGCGCGTTGGCGGTGGTGCCGTCGCTGGCCGGGATGTGGCTGGGGCAAGTGATCCGCCAGCGCATCAGTGCGCGGGTATTCCGTGCCTGCTTCCTCGGCTTCCTGTTGCTGCTTGGCCTGGAGCTGGTGCTGCGTTCGTGCTGGTGA
- the rnr gene encoding ribonuclease R has translation MNRGAVNDFPKILNGDASTGLLTRSARPQRLPWRAMTTKKPSKGGSKSRSEAPNKGAKAGPARNNKPGKPLPGWLPTLAEGGAPPSGRSRRNAEAPAPAPGRKLPPTGKVIDDPYASREAEKYEQPIASREAILALLERCEGPQTAEELGARLGLTAPDRAEALSRRLGAMVRDGQLVQNRRGGFAPIQTLNLVTGVVIANPEGFGFLRPVEGGDDLFLPPYEMRKVMHGDKVLARVTGIDHRGRREGSIARVLERGMTRLIGRFSVEMGINYVVPDDKRIQRNVQVPPDQTGGARDGQLVVCELTQAPDSRRPPIGRIIAVLGDKLTASLVVETAIHGHELPFEFPQEVLDEAASVPLVVEPAMIGDRVDLRSTPLVTIDGEDAKDFDDAVYCEPNADGFRLVVAIADVSNYVRPGTPLDDEAQKRATSVYFPGFVVPMLPETLSNGICSLMPKVDRMCFVCDMQIDREGVVTHSRFYEAVMNSHARLTYTQVWQAVGEDDAGAKAFIGDLLPQVQRLHQLYKVLSKARTKRGAIEFESSEVRFVLDNRGEVTQAGMLVRNDAHKLIEECMIAANVEAAKYLLSRHVPAPYRVHEKPPETKYADLLEFLKEFKLSLPPWSKVRPGDYTKLLKKIRDRPDATLLESVLLRSQSLAVYSPDNNGHFGLALEAYAHFTSPIRRYPDLLVHRAIKHALSGKPLDKFTYNAREMAALALQCSERERRADEAEREVDERYRAAWMEKHVGGQFDGVISGVTSFGLFVELADSKVQGLVHVTQLPQDYYKFDATRKTLTGERRGSSYRLGDQVRILVLKASMEERKIDFRLVEHKGEEEVASPAPLPERGKPAKRTKKKY, from the coding sequence ATGAACCGGGGGGCTGTCAACGATTTCCCGAAAATTCTTAATGGGGATGCTTCAACCGGTTTGCTGACCCGTTCTGCACGCCCGCAACGGCTACCATGGAGGGCGATGACTACCAAAAAACCAAGCAAGGGCGGGAGCAAGTCCCGCAGTGAAGCCCCCAACAAGGGTGCCAAGGCCGGCCCGGCCCGCAACAACAAGCCAGGCAAGCCGTTGCCGGGCTGGCTCCCCACACTGGCCGAAGGTGGCGCACCGCCGTCTGGTCGAAGCCGCCGCAACGCAGAGGCACCGGCCCCCGCGCCGGGCCGCAAGCTGCCGCCGACGGGCAAGGTGATCGACGATCCCTATGCGTCCCGCGAAGCAGAAAAGTACGAACAACCCATCGCCAGCCGCGAGGCCATCCTGGCCCTGCTGGAGCGCTGCGAAGGGCCGCAGACCGCTGAAGAACTCGGTGCGCGCCTGGGCCTGACCGCACCGGACCGTGCCGAAGCGCTGTCGCGCCGGCTCGGCGCGATGGTCCGCGATGGCCAGCTGGTGCAGAACCGCCGCGGCGGTTTCGCGCCCATCCAGACCTTGAATCTGGTCACCGGCGTGGTGATCGCCAATCCGGAAGGGTTCGGCTTCCTGCGCCCGGTTGAAGGCGGCGACGACCTGTTCCTGCCGCCGTACGAAATGCGCAAGGTGATGCACGGCGACAAGGTGTTGGCCCGTGTCACCGGCATCGATCACCGCGGCCGTCGCGAAGGCAGCATCGCCCGTGTGCTTGAGCGCGGCATGACGCGCCTGATCGGCCGCTTCAGCGTCGAGATGGGCATCAACTACGTGGTGCCCGATGACAAGCGCATCCAGCGCAACGTGCAGGTACCGCCGGACCAGACCGGCGGCGCGCGCGATGGCCAGCTGGTCGTCTGCGAACTGACCCAGGCACCGGACAGCCGCCGCCCGCCGATCGGCCGCATCATCGCCGTGCTCGGCGACAAGCTGACCGCATCGCTGGTGGTGGAGACTGCGATTCACGGCCATGAGCTGCCGTTCGAGTTCCCGCAGGAGGTGCTGGACGAAGCCGCCTCGGTGCCGCTGGTGGTCGAGCCGGCGATGATCGGTGACCGCGTCGACCTGCGCAGCACGCCGCTGGTCACCATCGATGGCGAGGACGCCAAGGACTTCGACGACGCGGTGTACTGCGAGCCGAACGCCGATGGCTTCCGCCTGGTGGTCGCCATTGCCGACGTCTCCAACTATGTCCGTCCCGGCACGCCGCTGGATGATGAAGCGCAGAAGCGCGCCACCTCGGTGTACTTCCCGGGCTTCGTGGTGCCGATGCTGCCGGAAACGCTGTCCAACGGCATCTGCTCGCTGATGCCGAAGGTCGATCGCATGTGCTTTGTCTGCGACATGCAGATCGACCGCGAAGGCGTCGTCACCCACTCGCGCTTCTACGAAGCGGTGATGAATTCGCACGCGCGCCTGACCTACACCCAGGTGTGGCAGGCGGTAGGCGAGGATGATGCCGGTGCGAAGGCGTTCATCGGCGACCTGCTGCCGCAGGTGCAGCGCTTGCACCAACTGTATAAGGTGCTGTCCAAGGCGCGCACCAAGCGTGGCGCGATCGAGTTTGAAAGCAGCGAAGTCCGCTTCGTGCTCGACAATCGCGGCGAAGTCACCCAGGCCGGCATGCTGGTGCGCAACGATGCGCACAAGCTGATCGAAGAATGCATGATCGCGGCCAACGTGGAGGCGGCGAAGTATCTGTTGTCGCGCCATGTGCCGGCGCCTTACCGCGTGCATGAGAAGCCGCCGGAGACCAAGTACGCCGATCTGCTGGAATTCCTCAAGGAGTTCAAGCTGAGCCTGCCGCCGTGGTCGAAGGTGCGCCCGGGCGATTACACCAAGCTGCTGAAGAAGATCCGCGACCGTCCCGATGCCACGCTGCTGGAATCGGTGCTGCTGCGCAGCCAGAGCCTGGCCGTGTACAGCCCCGACAACAATGGTCACTTCGGCCTGGCGCTGGAGGCGTACGCGCACTTCACCTCACCGATCCGTCGTTACCCGGATCTGCTGGTGCATCGTGCGATCAAGCATGCGCTGTCGGGCAAGCCGCTGGACAAGTTCACCTACAACGCCCGCGAGATGGCCGCATTGGCTCTGCAGTGCTCTGAGCGTGAGCGTCGTGCCGATGAAGCCGAGCGCGAGGTGGATGAGCGTTACCGCGCGGCGTGGATGGAAAAGCACGTGGGTGGCCAGTTCGACGGCGTGATCAGCGGCGTGACCAGCTTCGGCCTGTTCGTGGAGCTGGCCGACTCGAAGGTACAGGGCCTGGTGCACGTGACCCAGTTGCCGCAGGACTATTACAAGTTCGACGCGACCCGCAAGACGTTGACCGGCGAGCGCCGTGGCAGCAGTTACCGCCTGGGGGACCAGGTGCGCATCCTAGTGCTGAAGGCCAGCATGGAAGAGCGCAAGATCGACTTCCGTCTGGTCGAGCACAAGGGCGAGGAAGAGGTGGCAAGCCCGGCCCCGTTGCCCGAGCGCGGCAAGCCGGCCAAGCGCACGAAAAAGAAGTATTGA
- a CDS encoding GFA family protein, whose amino-acid sequence MQGQPEYSGGCQCGAIRFQVRGELTDSSICHCRMCQKAFGAYYAPLVSVRGVQFSWTRGQPRYFQSSNVVRRGFCADCGTPLTYEAPDGVAVAAGAFDQPERLPPTIQYGVERKLPFVDGLGRLPARRTEEDVAALEFLATIVSHQHPDHDTPHWPPRSRSAEG is encoded by the coding sequence ATGCAGGGCCAACCCGAATACAGCGGCGGCTGCCAGTGCGGTGCAATCCGCTTCCAGGTGCGTGGCGAGCTGACCGACAGTTCGATCTGCCACTGCCGGATGTGCCAGAAGGCCTTCGGCGCGTACTACGCGCCGCTGGTCTCGGTGCGCGGCGTGCAGTTCAGCTGGACCCGCGGCCAACCGCGTTATTTCCAGTCGTCCAACGTCGTGCGGCGCGGGTTCTGCGCCGACTGCGGCACGCCGTTGACCTACGAAGCACCCGATGGCGTGGCGGTGGCCGCCGGTGCCTTCGATCAGCCTGAGCGCCTGCCGCCGACCATCCAGTATGGCGTCGAGCGCAAGCTGCCCTTCGTTGACGGGCTGGGCAGGCTGCCGGCACGCCGCACCGAGGAAGATGTCGCCGCGCTGGAGTTCCTGGCCACGATCGTGTCCCACCAGCACCCCGACCACGACACCCCGCACTGGCCCCCACGCAGCCGTTCGGCCGAAGGGTGA
- the rlmB gene encoding 23S rRNA (guanosine(2251)-2'-O)-methyltransferase RlmB codes for MSKNSQWIVGVNAVASSIENDAENVREVLVEAGAKNPRLTEIEENARRKGIDVRKVNSQALDGVGGSVRHQGVAARYAAARTYNENELEGLVTAAEGKALLLVLDEVQDPHNLGACLRSAAAAGATAVIIPKDKSATVNATVRKTSAGAADRIPVVAVTNLSRCLKDLQKQGVWIYGLAGEATASLYQLDLKGNIALVLGGEADGLRRLTRENCDGLVKIPMPGEIESLNVSVAAGVSLFEVVRQRG; via the coding sequence ATGAGCAAGAACAGCCAGTGGATCGTCGGCGTCAACGCCGTCGCCTCCTCCATCGAGAACGACGCCGAGAACGTCCGCGAAGTGCTGGTCGAGGCCGGTGCGAAGAACCCGCGCCTGACCGAGATCGAGGAAAACGCCCGCCGCAAGGGCATCGACGTGCGCAAGGTCAACAGCCAGGCGCTGGACGGCGTGGGCGGTTCGGTGCGCCACCAGGGCGTGGCCGCGCGTTATGCCGCCGCCCGCACCTACAACGAGAACGAGCTGGAAGGCCTGGTCACCGCTGCGGAAGGCAAGGCGCTGCTGCTGGTGCTGGACGAGGTGCAGGACCCGCACAACCTCGGCGCCTGCCTGCGCTCGGCCGCTGCGGCCGGTGCCACCGCCGTGATCATCCCCAAGGACAAGTCGGCCACGGTCAACGCCACCGTGCGCAAGACTTCGGCCGGCGCCGCCGACCGCATCCCGGTGGTGGCGGTGACCAACCTGTCGCGCTGCCTGAAGGACCTGCAGAAGCAGGGCGTCTGGATCTACGGCCTGGCCGGTGAGGCCACCGCGTCGCTGTACCAGCTGGACCTGAAGGGCAACATCGCCCTGGTGCTGGGCGGCGAAGCCGATGGCCTGCGCCGCCTGACCCGCGAGAACTGCGACGGTCTGGTCAAGATTCCGATGCCGGGCGAGATCGAGAGCCTGAACGTTTCGGTCGCTGCCGGCGTCAGCCTGTTCGAGGTCGTGCGCCAGCGCGGTTGA
- a CDS encoding TolC family protein, translated as MKMMTRLPFPVPSRLLLAGAVLLALSACASVGRYPVEDPSVAATYGRGDATLNAPADDPRSGLDTPARDIRQDSWWTGFGDERLDRLVAQALTANSDLGAAGLAVQRARLQAGLASNALWPQPSSSGVSGSGSRATDQADDWRRSYSTGVSLGWEIDLWGRLRTQRDIARWEADASEEDRQNTALLVIGDVINQYWALAYLNQSIATGQANLERLQRTHELVQARFDAGAVSRLEVRQALQNLQSQRSAQSALEQQRVEVRNALTVLLDGTPWPQQDEPQNLLEAQSPTIAEGLPADLLGRRPDLRAAGLRLRNSLKTIRVTATQYYPALSLTGSLGSSATSLGDVLRNPVATLGAGLSLPFLNLQRAQLDTDVAGTNYQIAATNFRKTLYTALSEVDNALSAREQLLRQVTASQASYDEAVEVERAQEVRYRVGATDLRTWLEAQQTRRDAELSLARVRQSQLNNDVTLFKALGGSAG; from the coding sequence ATGAAGATGATGACCCGACTGCCGTTTCCCGTTCCCTCGCGCCTGCTGCTGGCCGGCGCCGTGCTGCTCGCACTCTCCGCCTGCGCTTCGGTAGGCCGCTATCCGGTTGAAGACCCCAGCGTTGCCGCGACCTATGGTCGTGGCGATGCGACCCTCAACGCGCCGGCCGACGACCCACGCAGCGGCTTGGACACTCCGGCCCGCGACATCCGCCAGGACAGCTGGTGGACCGGCTTCGGCGATGAGCGCCTGGATCGCCTGGTCGCGCAGGCATTGACCGCCAACAGCGACCTCGGCGCTGCCGGTCTGGCCGTGCAGCGTGCACGCCTGCAGGCCGGGCTGGCCAGCAACGCGCTGTGGCCGCAGCCTTCGTCGTCCGGCGTAAGCGGCAGTGGCAGCCGCGCCACCGACCAGGCCGACGACTGGCGCCGCAGCTATTCCACCGGTGTGTCGCTGGGGTGGGAAATAGACCTGTGGGGCCGCCTGCGCACCCAGCGCGACATCGCCCGTTGGGAGGCAGACGCCAGCGAAGAAGATCGGCAGAACACCGCCCTGCTGGTGATCGGCGATGTCATCAACCAGTACTGGGCACTGGCCTACCTCAACCAGTCCATCGCCACCGGCCAGGCCAACCTCGAGCGGCTGCAACGCACGCATGAACTGGTGCAGGCACGCTTCGATGCCGGTGCGGTATCGCGGCTGGAAGTACGCCAGGCACTGCAGAACCTGCAGTCGCAGCGTTCGGCGCAGAGCGCGCTGGAGCAACAGCGGGTGGAAGTGCGCAATGCGCTGACCGTGCTGCTGGATGGCACGCCGTGGCCGCAGCAGGACGAACCGCAGAACCTGCTGGAGGCGCAGAGCCCGACCATTGCCGAAGGCCTGCCGGCCGACCTGCTCGGCCGCCGGCCCGACCTGCGCGCAGCCGGACTGCGGCTGCGCAACAGCCTGAAGACGATCCGGGTGACCGCTACCCAGTACTACCCGGCATTGAGTCTTACCGGCAGCCTGGGTTCCAGCGCGACCTCGCTGGGCGATGTACTGCGCAATCCGGTGGCGACGCTCGGGGCTGGCCTGTCGCTGCCTTTCCTCAACCTGCAGCGCGCGCAGCTGGATACGGACGTGGCCGGTACCAACTACCAGATCGCTGCCACCAACTTCCGCAAGACGCTGTACACCGCGCTGTCGGAGGTGGACAACGCCCTGTCCGCCCGTGAGCAGCTGCTGCGCCAGGTGACCGCCTCGCAGGCGTCTTACGACGAAGCGGTGGAAGTGGAGCGCGCGCAGGAAGTGCGCTATCGCGTGGGCGCCACCGACCTGCGCACCTGGCTGGAAGCACAGCAGACCCGGCGCGATGCGGAACTGTCACTGGCGCGGGTGCGGCAGAGCCAGTTGAACAACGACGTGACGCTGTTCAAGGCACTGGGTGGCAGCGCAGGGTGA